One window of Quercus robur chromosome 12, dhQueRobu3.1, whole genome shotgun sequence genomic DNA carries:
- the LOC126707971 gene encoding pEARLI1-like lipid transfer protein 1: MASKALASAALLSLNLLFFTMVSSNCVPCSSPPSKGHKHQPPPKNPPSTKPTPPKNPPSTTPPKNPPSTKPTPPKNPPSTKPTCPKDALKLGVCAGLLNDLIHLVVGTPPNTPCCSLIGGLVDLEAAVCLCTAIKANVLGINLNVPLSLSLLLNFCGKKVPSGFQCA; encoded by the coding sequence ATGGCTTCTAAGGCTCTAGCTTCCGCTGCCCTCCTCTCCCTCAACCTCCTTTTCTTCACCATGGTCAGCTCTAATTGTGTCCCTTGCTCATCACCCCCATCAAAGGGTCATAAACACCAACCCCCCCCGAAGAACCCACCATCAACTAAGCCCACTCCGCCCAAGAATCCACCATCAACTACTCCGCCCAAGAATCCACCATCAACTAAGCCCACTCCCCCCAAGAATCCACCATCAACTAAGCCCACTTGTCCCAAGGACGCCCTTAAGTTGGGTGTGTGTGCTGGCTTGTTGAATGACTTGATACACCTTGTTGTTGGTACTCCTCCTAACACCCCTTGCTGCAGCCTCATTGGGGGTCTTGTTGATCTTGAAGCCGCTGTTTGCCTTTGCACTGCCATCAAAGCTAATGTCCTGGGGATCAACCTAAACGTTCCTTTGTCATTGAGCTTGCTGCTAAACTTCTGTGGAAAGAAGGTCCCCTCTGGCTTCCAGTGCGCATAA